The Pantoea eucalypti sequence CACAATACTCAGCAGCATACCCACCACATCAACCTGAATGTGGGTATCAACGTAAAAGCGGGTTAACAACGGCGTGGCGAACACCCCCACCAGCGCAGAAACTGACGAGATCGTGACCGACAGCGCCACATCCCCTTTCGCCAGATAGATCATCACGTTGCTGGCGGTGCCGCTGGCCACGGAGCCGACCAGAATCATACCGGCTGCCAGATCGGGCGGCATATGAAACAGTTTTGCCAGTCCCCAGGCGGCTAACGGCATCACCAGATAGTGCAGGAAAGTTCCGGCAATTACCGGCGCAGGTCGGGTCAGCACCCGTTTGAAATCGTCGATATTCAGCGTCACACCCATGCCGAACATAATCAGCATCAGCAGATAGGTGACCCAGGGGCCGATGCCGAGAAAGGTACCAGGAGAGTAATACGCGGCGACAGACAACAGCACGGCCCAGAGCGGGAACAGGCGGGTTAACGTGGCGAGCATAGCCAGACTTCCTTATAAGAATGTTATGTTTTATGCAGGTTTGCCATAGAGAATCGCCAGACAGGAACGACTGCCGTGACGAAGGCGGGATCATAACATTTCATTATCATGGCGTAAGGCGAAGATGGGGCGAGGCGGCAAAATGCGGATCGACTGCTGCCGATCCGCAGAATATTGGCGAAATTACGCTGCTTTTTCCTCTAAACCACGGTAGATCGAACCACCTGGCACGGCACCGATAATCGGCATTAACCAGAGGATTACTCGAACAGATTGCGATGCAGGGTACGTACCACGCTTTCCGCATCGTTGCCGGGCACCAGGAAGCAGAGATTGTAGCTGCTGGCACCGTAGCAAATCATCCGCAGGTTGAACGGATCGAGTACACCAAACACCTCTTTGCCGACACCGCATGCTTTTGACAGCTGGTTGCCGATAATCGCCACCAGCGCCAGATCTTCTTCCACCTCTACCCGGCACAGCGACGAGAGTTCAGTCAGCAAGGCCTGGGTCAGCAGACTGGCGCTGGTTGAGGTCGAGCCGGTGGTGTCGAGGGTCAGCGCCACGCTCACTTCGGAGGTGGTGATCAGGTCAACCGAGACGTTGTGACGTGCCAGAATGTTGAAGAGTTCGGCGAGGAAACCAAACGTATGCAGCATGTTAAGGCTATGCAGCGTTAACAGCGTCTGCTTGCGGCGTAAAGCCAGCGCCCGGAACAACGGCGGGTTACGGGTTTCGTTGCAGACGCGGGTTCCGCCCGCTGCCGGATCCTTGCTGGAACCGACGAAGACCGGAATACCCCGACGCACAGCAGGAAGCAGTGTCGCGGGATGCAGCACTTTCGCGCCAAACGTCGCCATTTCGGCGGCTTCTTCAAAAGTGATCTCGTCAATGCGCTTCGCCGTCGGCACCACGCGGGGATCGGTGGTGTAGATGCCTGGCACATCTGTCCAGATATCCACCCGCGCCGCACTCAGCGCTTCGCCCAGCAGCGCGGCGGTGTAATCACTGCCGCCACGCCCTAAGGTGGTGGTGCGCCCCTCACGTTCACTGCCAATGAAGCCCTGAGTAATGACCAATGCCTGCCCGATGCGCGGCTGTAACTGCGCCGTCGCCTGCTCCGCCAGCACCTCAACATCCGGTACAGCCCGGCCAAAATGATCGTCGGTGCGCATCACTTTACGGACATCGAACCACTCCGCGTTAACCTGACGTTCACGCAGAATTTCCACAAACAGCAGTGATGACATCAGCTCGCCGTGGCTGACCAGTTCATCAGTCAGGGCGTTAGAGGTGGCCAGTGAAGCCGCTTCAGAGAGCATGCTGATATTGTCGATCATCCGATCGATTTCATCGCGGATCACTTCCGGATGCTGCAGGCGATCGACAATGGCATACTGAATACGGCGGATATCATCAAGCAGAACAGCGCGCTGCGGAGCCTGCTGGCCTTCAGCCAGCGCCACCAGCAGATTGGTAATGCCCGCCGAAGCAGAGAGCACAACCAGACGCGTACTGGCGTCCTGCAACACCACATCGGCGCTGCGGTTCATCGCTTCAAAATCGGCTACGCTGGTGCCGCCAAATTTTGCCACTATCAGAGTTTGAGACATGTAGGACCTCGTGTCAGGTTATCTTGTTCTCGCCGATGAAAGGGTCGAGAAACATTCTTTCAGCCAGGCACAAGGAAAGAGCAGAAACGGGCGGACAAGATCAGTTAGACGAGTCACCCAGAAGCGCCCCACCTTGCGAAACGTCGACTGCAGACGTTTCTGGTGACAACCCAGAGGATTCAGCCCCTGTAGCCGACAGGCAGCACACCGCGTGCTGACCCACCTCGGCGTCGCTCCCCATTATGTGTTTTCACCGGATACGGTTCCTCCAACACACTACCTGGGCGACGCGCCTCTTCTGGCTTGCGCACAGGTGCGCAAGTAGGCGCATAGATTTAGCCTTTTCTGGACCTGCTGTCAATGTCAGCGATGGCTGGAGAGCCGCATCAGAAAACAAATTAACCCGCGCCGCAGCGGCTACAGTGCTTAATGGGTTCAGCACCTGCAGCAATCCCTGATACGGCACAACGTTTTGCGCAGACTTTTGCGCCACACTTTGTTGCGCGCGGGGTTTGTGCCCCGCAGGGTGTCCGCGCCAGTGAATGCTGACGATAAACCACAGCGTGCCGATCGCCTGTCCGGTGCGCGCTGA is a genomic window containing:
- the lysC gene encoding lysine-sensitive aspartokinase 3, whose protein sequence is MSQTLIVAKFGGTSVADFEAMNRSADVVLQDASTRLVVLSASAGITNLLVALAEGQQAPQRAVLLDDIRRIQYAIVDRLQHPEVIRDEIDRMIDNISMLSEAASLATSNALTDELVSHGELMSSLLFVEILRERQVNAEWFDVRKVMRTDDHFGRAVPDVEVLAEQATAQLQPRIGQALVITQGFIGSEREGRTTTLGRGGSDYTAALLGEALSAARVDIWTDVPGIYTTDPRVVPTAKRIDEITFEEAAEMATFGAKVLHPATLLPAVRRGIPVFVGSSKDPAAGGTRVCNETRNPPLFRALALRRKQTLLTLHSLNMLHTFGFLAELFNILARHNVSVDLITTSEVSVALTLDTTGSTSTSASLLTQALLTELSSLCRVEVEEDLALVAIIGNQLSKACGVGKEVFGVLDPFNLRMICYGASSYNLCFLVPGNDAESVVRTLHRNLFE
- the panS gene encoding ketopantoate/pantoate/pantothenate transporter PanS — protein: MLATLTRLFPLWAVLLSVAAYYSPGTFLGIGPWVTYLLMLIMFGMGVTLNIDDFKRVLTRPAPVIAGTFLHYLVMPLAAWGLAKLFHMPPDLAAGMILVGSVASGTASNVMIYLAKGDVALSVTISSVSALVGVFATPLLTRFYVDTHIQVDVVGMLLSIVKIVVIPISLGLIIHHSMNSVVRRVEPWLPAFSMVCILLIISAVVAGSQGFIGSVGLMVIAAVILHNAIGLLGGYWGGKLFGFDESTCRTLALEVGMQNSGLAATLGKLYFSPLAALPGALFSVWHNLSGSLLAGYWSGKPIKKK